The Archocentrus centrarchus isolate MPI-CPG fArcCen1 chromosome 7, fArcCen1, whole genome shotgun sequence genome window below encodes:
- the LOC115783721 gene encoding serine/threonine-protein kinase pim-2-like isoform X2, whose product MKQLVDAAIMMHNKGVFHRDLKTENLLLETGSSDLRVRIIDFGCGCWVQEEPQCVFSGTSAYAPPEFFTRGTYEAIPTTVWQLGALLYEMLYGVHQFRTTRFVRKKRPFNKVLHKDCRNFLKQCLTRSPQHRATLEQIQQHPWLQDQTQVTP is encoded by the exons ATGAAGCAGCTGGTTGACGCAGCCATAATGATGCACAACAAAGGGGTCTTCCACCGGGATCTCAAGACAGAAAACTTGCTCCTCGAAACCGGCTCCAGTGACCTGCGAGTGCGGATCATAGACTTTGGTTGTGGCTGCTGGGTACAGGAAGAGCCACAATGCGTCTTCTCTG GAACCTCAGCGTACGCCCCTCCAGAGTTTTTCACACGAGGGACGTATGAGGCTATCCCCACCACAGTCTGGCAGCTGGGCGCGCTGCTGTACGAAATGCTGTACGGAGTGCATCAATTTCGTACCACTAGATTCGTCCGCAAGAAAAGACCTTTTAACAAAGTCCTACACAAAG ACTGCCGGAACTTTTTGAAGCAGTGTTTAACTCGAAGCCCACAACATCGGGCCACCTTGGAGCAGATTCAGCAGCACCCCTGGCTGCAGGATCAAACTCAAGTCACACCTTAA
- the LOC115783721 gene encoding serine/threonine-protein kinase pim-2-like isoform X1 has protein sequence MKQLVDAAIMMHNKGVFHRDLKTENLLLETGSSDLRVRIIDFGCGCWVQEEPQCVFSGMTSGLCSSFSHCSDDFDFSLNLFLILPFCLCIAGTSAYAPPEFFTRGTYEAIPTTVWQLGALLYEMLYGVHQFRTTRFVRKKRPFNKVLHKDCRNFLKQCLTRSPQHRATLEQIQQHPWLQDQTQVTP, from the exons ATGAAGCAGCTGGTTGACGCAGCCATAATGATGCACAACAAAGGGGTCTTCCACCGGGATCTCAAGACAGAAAACTTGCTCCTCGAAACCGGCTCCAGTGACCTGCGAGTGCGGATCATAGACTTTGGTTGTGGCTGCTGGGTACAGGAAGAGCCACAATGCGTCTTCTCTGGTATGACATCTGGCTTGTGCTCTTCATTCAGCCATTGCTCTGATGattttgatttcagtctgaacctgttcctcatccttcctttctgtctgtgcattGCAGGAACCTCAGCGTACGCCCCTCCAGAGTTTTTCACACGAGGGACGTATGAGGCTATCCCCACCACAGTCTGGCAGCTGGGCGCGCTGCTGTACGAAATGCTGTACGGAGTGCATCAATTTCGTACCACTAGATTCGTCCGCAAGAAAAGACCTTTTAACAAAGTCCTACACAAAG ACTGCCGGAACTTTTTGAAGCAGTGTTTAACTCGAAGCCCACAACATCGGGCCACCTTGGAGCAGATTCAGCAGCACCCCTGGCTGCAGGATCAAACTCAAGTCACACCTTAA